The stretch of DNA CGGAGTAAATCTTGGCTGGAGCAGGGGAGCTGTTGGGTGGTGACACGGCATTTTTCCACATGAACGAATGCCGCGATTTTCGTCGCGCTGGAGAAGGCGGGCGAAGAGTCTGAATAAATTCTTAAAAAGCGCCTTGAAGCCGATTGACGTGCGCTTGACCCGTGATCCACCCGTGCAGTGGCTTGGCGCAAAAAAAAGCCCGCATGAAGCGGGCTTGAAGGACTACAAGGTATTGGGCCTTGCTAAAGGTCTGATCTTACTGGATCAGCGACAACACCATCTGGCTCATGCTGGAGCTTTGCTTGAGCATGGCGGAGCTGGCCTGCAGGAGAATCTGCTTGGAGGTCATGTTGGCGCTTTCCGACGCGTAATCGACGTCCATGATGCGGCCCTGAGCGTCAGCGGTGTTGCTGGCCATGTTGCCCAGGTTGTTATTGATGTGCGACAGACGGTTTTGCGCCGCACCGATTGCCGAACGTGTCGTCCCCAGATTGCTGAGCGCGGTATTGATCTTATCGATCTGTTCGGCGGCTGTGCTGCCTGTCAATTCATCGCCTTGTGCCGTGGCCGCGTAGTTCTTGGACACGGCCGTAAACGATGTGCCCAATGCCGTCAAATGGGCGCTGAGGTTGACGTCCATTGTTTCGGCCTTGCTGGCGCCAATCTGAAACGTCATCTTTGATGCCAGCTTGCCGCTGTTCAGCAACTTCTCGCCACCGTATGAGGTATTGCTCATGATGTTCGATAGTTCGCTGCCGAGCGCATCGTATTCCGCTTGCATGGCGGTCTTGTCTGCGGCCGACGACGATGCGTCTGCAGCTTGCGTGGCGAGGTCTTTCATGCGCAGCAGCACGTTGCTGACTTCAGAGAACGCGCCATCGGCGGTTTGCAGCATCGACGTGGCGTTTTGCGTGTTCTGCATGGCGACGTTCATGCCGCGTGTTTGCGCCATCAGGCGGGTAGCGATTTGCAGGCCTGCTGCATCGTCTTTGGCGGAGTTGATGCGAAAGCCGGTGCCCAGACGGGTCATCGAGGTATCCGCTGCGGCCCGTGTGTTGCTGAGGGTGCGCTGGATCGACATGGCGGCTGAATTGGTGTGCAAGCTCAACATGATTAGGATTTCCTGGGTAAAGGATTTGAGGGATCGTTTCGAGTGTCTGCCGCGTTGTGTTGCGTGCATTGAGTTAAGCAGCGGCGTC from Paraburkholderia hayleyella encodes:
- a CDS encoding flagellin; this translates as MLSLHTNSAAMSIQRTLSNTRAAADTSMTRLGTGFRINSAKDDAAGLQIATRLMAQTRGMNVAMQNTQNATSMLQTADGAFSEVSNVLLRMKDLATQAADASSSAADKTAMQAEYDALGSELSNIMSNTSYGGEKLLNSGKLASKMTFQIGASKAETMDVNLSAHLTALGTSFTAVSKNYAATAQGDELTGSTAAEQIDKINTALSNLGTTRSAIGAAQNRLSHINNNLGNMASNTADAQGRIMDVDYASESANMTSKQILLQASSAMLKQSSSMSQMVLSLIQ